One genomic region from Reichenbachiella ulvae encodes:
- a CDS encoding PAS domain-containing protein — translation MHEKESSHIEYQFQKLFELSHDLLSIASFDGYLLEVNQKWVETLGYSREELTSQPYINFIHPDDLNRTSEETQRIAIERTSVDKFQNRYKCKNGEYVWLEWVGAIDEKNRKIYSVARNITEDKKKAKKNTEFQDIILFLSDLSTIEISSQNGFIKYFLIALKNYYEVECVSYWDMHEGDKVLECTHEVFSKEQKTRKGLKILKADFPEYFTHVLSEKIISAHQTNLHPATSKLHPYYLQDHKIKSKLDCQIVRGDNLNGVISIESCSLRKWTADEEVQLMAISNILSNAFANGHMMATKKRFESLYNNSTVMMHSINTQGELINVNNKWLETLGYSREEVIGKKSYDFFTKKSKDYAINTALPLFFKQGHIKDIEYEFIAKDGRIVTTLLSASAEKDNNGEITHSIAILEDISEKKASEERFKIISDIATDFAFAIEVLPDGSKSVKWLFGAFEQITGYTRDYFKTHYPFSNIIHEEDRLRIEKQRKAFETSGQGEVFEYRIKHKKGYYIWIEEKCLALFSTADKQLSSLFGSVRNITNQKLHLKDLTEAKEELMKAYRLLKGSNEAAKIGHWEVGLTNMSLYWSGMTRKIHEVPVGFQPNVETAINFYKEGYSRDLISKVFEEAIAEGTSYDIEVEIVTYKNNLKWVRSIGIPITENGKVVNIYGLFQDIDERKRAEIENKRLSLVASQVQNCVIITSANQKIQWVNESFTRLTGYELEEVIGKKPGELLQGENTSPEHVQAIKDGIKSKKPFTQEIINYTKTGEEYWIELSITPIFNDQNQLFQFIGIQQIITERKQAEKAIKEHKELLSRITNNVPGALFKLEINLKTEEMQLLFLSEQSESLTEIPNHEALNDLSKYSELIEPEDIHGLREAILFSIENNTFFNHNWRLNTPSGKQKWLNGRGTPDTRQNNIINLDVIVLDISEQIKTEKKLADKSRRLSSVIEATNVGTWEWNVQTGHLTINKRWANILGYELEELEPISIETWLKNVHPEDLERSNRLLDQHFNGETEFYEMECRMLSKSGETIWIWDKGKIISWTPEGKPLMMFGTHTDITSQMKAEKEIQRMQKLDELGTIAGGIAHDFNNILTGVQSNIEWIKMDIDSTHRYYQSMEETQRALQEAKYLTGQLLTFSKGGSPIIETVETQKLVKDTVNFNLRGSKVQALFNFEKNLWPILADKGQIVQVIANLTINAMHAMPRGGKLYISAGNLESRNDKEPKMIKLSFQDEGCGIASENLEKIFNPYFTTKEGGHGLGLSVAHSIINQHKGTIDVESNNKGTTFFITLPAAQIEMNQRPIEVECNKKNETESLNILLMEDNAMIRKAMNRTLSILGHSVETAKDGDEAIDSYIKAQKLKPFDLIIMDLTIPGGKGGQETIKEILEIDPKAKVIASSGYTSDSAMANFENYGFAESLPKPYTVDELTQKIQIVMSQ, via the coding sequence ATGCACGAAAAGGAATCCAGCCATATTGAATACCAGTTTCAAAAACTTTTCGAGCTTTCTCATGACCTTTTATCTATTGCCAGTTTTGACGGATACTTATTAGAGGTCAACCAAAAATGGGTGGAAACACTAGGGTATTCCAGAGAGGAACTAACAAGTCAGCCCTATATTAATTTCATCCATCCAGATGATCTCAATAGGACTAGTGAAGAAACACAGAGAATAGCCATCGAAAGAACGAGTGTTGATAAATTCCAGAACAGGTATAAATGTAAAAACGGAGAATATGTCTGGCTAGAATGGGTTGGAGCCATCGATGAAAAAAACAGAAAAATATATTCTGTAGCCAGGAATATCACTGAAGACAAGAAAAAAGCCAAGAAAAACACCGAATTTCAAGACATCATTCTCTTTCTGTCAGATCTGAGTACCATCGAAATCTCAAGTCAAAATGGCTTCATCAAATACTTTCTGATCGCATTAAAGAACTACTATGAGGTAGAATGTGTCAGCTATTGGGACATGCATGAGGGAGACAAGGTTTTGGAGTGTACTCATGAAGTTTTTTCCAAAGAACAAAAAACACGCAAGGGCCTAAAAATCTTGAAGGCCGACTTCCCTGAATACTTCACTCATGTTTTATCTGAGAAGATCATTTCAGCTCATCAGACCAATCTTCACCCGGCCACTTCAAAACTTCATCCATACTACCTTCAGGATCATAAGATCAAATCCAAATTAGATTGTCAAATAGTTAGAGGTGATAACCTCAATGGGGTAATAAGTATAGAAAGTTGCTCGCTCAGAAAGTGGACAGCAGATGAAGAAGTTCAGCTCATGGCCATATCGAATATTCTTTCTAATGCCTTTGCTAATGGCCACATGATGGCTACAAAGAAGAGATTCGAGAGTTTGTACAACAACTCTACTGTCATGATGCATTCTATCAATACTCAAGGTGAATTGATCAATGTCAATAACAAATGGTTGGAAACCCTAGGCTATAGTCGTGAGGAAGTAATAGGAAAAAAATCCTATGATTTCTTCACTAAAAAATCTAAGGACTATGCTATCAATACTGCTCTACCTCTCTTTTTCAAACAAGGCCATATCAAAGACATTGAATATGAATTCATAGCCAAGGACGGACGTATAGTTACCACCCTATTAAGTGCATCAGCAGAAAAGGACAACAACGGTGAGATTACCCATTCCATCGCCATCTTAGAAGATATCTCAGAGAAAAAAGCCTCAGAAGAAAGGTTCAAAATCATATCAGATATTGCTACTGATTTTGCTTTTGCGATAGAGGTTCTACCTGACGGCAGCAAATCAGTTAAGTGGCTGTTTGGTGCATTCGAGCAAATAACTGGCTATACGAGAGACTATTTCAAAACACATTACCCCTTTTCGAATATCATACATGAGGAGGACAGACTAAGAATCGAGAAACAACGCAAAGCCTTTGAAACCTCTGGCCAGGGAGAAGTATTCGAATATAGGATCAAACACAAAAAAGGTTATTACATCTGGATAGAAGAAAAATGCCTTGCTCTCTTTTCCACGGCAGACAAACAACTTTCTTCTCTATTTGGTAGTGTAAGGAACATCACCAATCAAAAACTTCATTTGAAGGATTTAACAGAGGCCAAAGAAGAATTGATGAAGGCCTATAGACTACTGAAAGGTTCGAATGAAGCAGCAAAAATTGGTCACTGGGAGGTAGGTTTGACTAATATGTCTCTTTATTGGAGTGGAATGACAAGAAAAATCCATGAAGTCCCCGTGGGTTTTCAACCCAATGTAGAAACCGCCATCAACTTTTACAAAGAGGGATACTCCAGAGATTTGATATCAAAGGTATTTGAAGAAGCTATCGCAGAGGGAACTAGCTACGACATAGAAGTAGAAATTGTCACTTATAAAAACAATCTTAAATGGGTCAGGTCCATCGGGATCCCCATCACTGAAAATGGTAAAGTAGTAAACATCTACGGTCTATTTCAGGACATCGACGAGCGCAAAAGAGCTGAAATCGAAAACAAACGACTTTCTCTGGTGGCAAGTCAGGTGCAAAATTGTGTGATTATCACCAGTGCAAATCAAAAAATACAATGGGTCAATGAGTCTTTTACCCGATTGACAGGTTACGAATTAGAAGAGGTTATTGGTAAAAAACCAGGAGAATTGCTTCAAGGAGAAAACACCTCTCCTGAACATGTTCAAGCGATTAAGGATGGAATCAAAAGCAAAAAACCATTCACACAAGAGATCATCAACTATACTAAAACCGGAGAAGAATATTGGATCGAACTTTCAATTACCCCGATCTTCAATGATCAAAATCAGTTATTCCAATTCATAGGCATCCAACAAATAATAACAGAAAGAAAACAAGCAGAAAAGGCCATCAAGGAGCATAAAGAACTACTATCTAGAATCACCAACAATGTTCCCGGAGCTTTATTCAAATTGGAGATCAACCTAAAAACAGAAGAAATGCAACTTCTGTTCTTAAGTGAACAGTCTGAATCATTGACAGAAATCCCAAATCATGAGGCACTCAATGATTTGTCCAAATACAGCGAATTGATTGAACCGGAGGATATTCATGGTCTCCGAGAAGCTATTCTGTTTTCTATAGAAAACAACACATTCTTCAATCACAACTGGAGACTCAACACACCTAGTGGAAAACAAAAATGGCTCAATGGTCGTGGCACACCAGACACCCGTCAAAACAATATCATTAACTTGGATGTGATCGTTTTGGATATTTCGGAGCAAATCAAAACAGAAAAAAAACTGGCTGATAAATCGAGGAGACTTTCATCGGTCATTGAAGCCACCAATGTCGGCACATGGGAATGGAATGTACAGACGGGCCACCTTACTATCAATAAAAGATGGGCCAATATTCTCGGGTATGAATTGGAAGAACTCGAGCCCATTTCCATAGAAACCTGGCTTAAAAATGTACATCCTGAAGACCTGGAAAGGAGCAATCGCTTACTAGATCAGCATTTCAATGGCGAAACTGAATTTTATGAAATGGAGTGCCGAATGCTGAGTAAAAGCGGTGAAACTATCTGGATCTGGGATAAGGGTAAAATCATCTCATGGACACCAGAAGGCAAACCTCTGATGATGTTTGGTACCCACACCGATATCACTAGTCAAATGAAGGCTGAAAAAGAAATTCAGCGTATGCAAAAGCTCGACGAACTTGGCACCATCGCTGGTGGGATTGCCCACGATTTCAACAACATCCTGACTGGAGTTCAAAGCAACATTGAGTGGATTAAAATGGACATTGATTCGACCCATCGATATTATCAATCAATGGAAGAGACGCAAAGAGCCCTGCAAGAGGCCAAATATTTAACAGGACAACTACTCACTTTCTCAAAAGGAGGTAGCCCTATCATAGAAACTGTAGAGACCCAAAAATTGGTAAAAGACACCGTCAATTTCAATTTGCGTGGCAGTAAGGTTCAAGCCTTGTTTAATTTCGAGAAAAACCTATGGCCTATCCTGGCGGATAAGGGTCAAATTGTCCAGGTGATTGCGAACCTTACCATCAATGCGATGCATGCCATGCCCCGCGGCGGTAAACTTTACATAAGTGCTGGAAATTTAGAAAGCCGAAACGATAAGGAGCCCAAAATGATTAAACTTTCCTTTCAAGATGAAGGCTGTGGTATTGCCAGTGAAAACCTGGAAAAAATATTCAACCCTTATTTTACGACCAAAGAAGGGGGCCACGGGCTAGGACTATCCGTAGCGCATAGCATTATCAATCAGCACAAAGGAACCATTGATGTAGAATCGAACAATAAGGGAACTACTTTTTTCATTACATTACCTGCAGCTCAAATAGAAATGAATCAAAGACCAATAGAAGTCGAATGCAATAAAAAAAATGAAACAGAATCTCTAAATATTCTTCTCATGGAAGACAACGCCATGATCAGAAAAGCAATGAATCGGACACTTTCTATATTAGGACATAGCGTGGAAACAGCGAAAGACGGGGACGAGGCTATTGATTCTTATATTAAAGCTCAGAAGCTAAAACCTTTTGACCTGATAATCATGGATTTGACTATACCTGGTGGAAAGGGTGGTCAGGAAACGATAAAGGAAATATTAGAGATTGATCCAAAAGCAAAAGTGATAGCTTCGAGTGGGTATACGTCGGACTCTGCAATGGCAAATTTCGAAAACTACGGTTTTGCTGAAAGCCTACCCAAACCTTATACAGTAGATGAGCTCACTCAGAAAATTCAGATAGTGATGAGTCAATGA
- a CDS encoding phosphoglycerate kinase encodes MITLDQYNFEGKKALVRVDFNVPLNDKFEITDFTRIKAATPTIKKILSDGGSAILMSHLGRPKEGPEEKFSLKHLVKELSERFGTEVKFAEDCVGQDATDLAAGLKPGEVLLLNNLRFYKEETKGDEAFAEKLSKLGDVYVNDAFGTAHRAHASTTIVAKFFTDKVCGYVMQAELDNAEKVLNNPTRPFTAIMGGAKVSDKIMIIEKLLDKVDNLIIGGGMSYTFSKANGGKIGNSLCEDDKMELTKELVKKAEEKGVKLYLPIDNTIADDFNNDANTQIVGRGEIPDGWEGLDIGPETVKLFEEVVANSKTVLWNGPMGVFEFPTFAKGTEAIAEAVVKATDNDGFSLIGGGDSASAINNLGYGDKVSYVSTGGGALLEYMEGKTLPGVAALQS; translated from the coding sequence ATGATAACCTTAGACCAATACAATTTTGAAGGCAAAAAAGCCTTGGTGAGAGTCGACTTCAACGTACCGTTGAATGACAAATTCGAAATCACCGATTTCACACGTATCAAAGCAGCTACTCCTACCATCAAGAAGATTCTTTCTGACGGTGGATCAGCCATCCTGATGAGCCACCTGGGTAGACCAAAAGAGGGACCTGAGGAAAAATTCTCGTTGAAGCACCTGGTGAAAGAACTTTCTGAAAGATTCGGTACCGAGGTAAAATTTGCAGAGGACTGTGTAGGTCAGGACGCTACTGATCTGGCGGCAGGATTGAAGCCTGGCGAAGTATTGCTTCTAAATAACCTGAGATTCTACAAAGAAGAAACCAAAGGTGACGAAGCATTCGCTGAGAAGCTATCTAAACTGGGTGATGTCTATGTGAACGACGCCTTCGGCACGGCTCACAGAGCACATGCTTCGACCACTATCGTGGCTAAATTCTTCACTGACAAAGTATGTGGATATGTGATGCAGGCAGAGCTGGACAATGCTGAGAAAGTATTGAATAACCCGACTCGTCCATTCACAGCGATCATGGGTGGAGCGAAAGTTTCTGACAAAATCATGATCATCGAAAAATTGCTAGACAAGGTAGACAACCTGATCATCGGTGGCGGTATGTCATACACCTTCTCTAAGGCAAATGGTGGCAAGATTGGCAACTCACTTTGCGAAGATGACAAAATGGAGTTGACCAAAGAATTGGTTAAAAAAGCAGAAGAGAAAGGCGTGAAGCTCTACTTGCCAATTGACAACACGATCGCAGACGACTTTAATAACGATGCGAATACGCAAATCGTAGGACGTGGCGAAATTCCTGATGGCTGGGAAGGTCTGGACATTGGACCAGAAACTGTTAAACTTTTCGAAGAGGTAGTAGCTAACTCTAAGACGGTACTTTGGAATGGACCTATGGGCGTATTCGAATTCCCAACCTTTGCAAAAGGCACTGAGGCCATCGCAGAGGCAGTAGTGAAAGCAACTGACAATGACGGATTCTCATTGATCGGTGGTGGTGACTCGGCATCAGCTATCAACAACCTGGGTTATGGAGACAAAGTATCTTACGTATCTACAGGTGGGGGTGCATTGCTAGAGTACATGGAAGGCAAAACACTTCCTGGTGTCGCAGCTCTACAGAGCTAA
- a CDS encoding L-threonylcarbamoyladenylate synthase encodes MAEIGKDVQKAAALLREGKLVAIPTDTVYGLAGNAFDIAAIEQIYEVKGRPKSKAFIAQTNSVEKIKTFVKDFPANAEKLANKYWPGALTLILDANDKIPVEMLANGVTVGVRICNHALTLELLSLLDFPVALPSANLHTQPSPVTAQEVDAQLGDRIDYILDGDECHIGFESTIVGFNDQKPLILRQGAIAEEDILATLAS; translated from the coding sequence ATGGCAGAAATAGGAAAAGACGTACAAAAAGCCGCAGCATTGCTCAGAGAGGGTAAGTTGGTGGCGATCCCAACAGACACTGTATATGGTCTGGCAGGCAATGCCTTTGACATTGCAGCGATCGAGCAGATTTATGAGGTCAAAGGGAGACCTAAAAGCAAAGCCTTCATCGCACAGACCAATTCCGTAGAGAAGATCAAAACCTTTGTGAAGGATTTTCCGGCGAATGCCGAAAAACTCGCTAACAAATATTGGCCTGGCGCCCTGACTCTCATCCTGGATGCCAACGACAAAATACCTGTAGAAATGCTGGCTAATGGCGTCACGGTGGGTGTGCGCATCTGTAATCATGCCCTGACACTGGAGCTACTGAGCCTTCTGGACTTCCCGGTAGCACTACCAAGCGCCAACCTGCATACACAGCCTAGTCCGGTGACGGCACAGGAGGTAGATGCGCAGCTGGGTGACCGTATAGACTACATTCTGGATGGTGACGAATGTCATATCGGATTTGAGTCCACGATCGTTGGGTTTAACGACCAAAAACCACTTATTTTGCGCCAAGGTGCTATCGCAGAGGAGGACATACTTGCTACGTTGGCATCTTGA
- a CDS encoding 3-keto-disaccharide hydrolase — MNKEVIGLILLLCFAFSCQAPDSNTATMVDESWDNLLDPDLSQWDNYLSYQFEEGYDGSIPVDSLGNELSPIGTNKNDEYQVFRTIEKEGETLLYVTGEYYGCVISKASYRNYHFKLKVKWGEKKWTPRENLLKDTGILYHSIGPMGAEYWRSWMLSQEFQIMEGHMGDYWSQASSAIDIRAYPPEYIMSPVADVSQPFLPLGTGEEVDGYCMRSANYEHPVGEWNTLELICFEGKSLHIVNGEVVMVLQNSRYVEGGKESPLIEGKIQLQSEASEVYYKDILIRELDLLPEQYAQYFRS; from the coding sequence ATGAATAAAGAAGTCATTGGTTTAATCTTACTGCTTTGTTTTGCTTTTTCCTGTCAAGCACCAGATTCAAATACTGCCACGATGGTGGATGAATCGTGGGACAACTTACTGGATCCGGATTTGTCTCAGTGGGATAATTATTTGAGCTATCAATTCGAAGAAGGCTATGATGGTTCTATTCCCGTAGATTCTCTTGGCAATGAATTGTCGCCTATCGGAACCAATAAAAATGATGAATATCAGGTGTTTCGTACGATCGAAAAAGAAGGTGAAACTTTGCTTTATGTCACAGGTGAATACTATGGTTGTGTCATTTCGAAGGCATCCTACCGTAATTATCATTTCAAGTTGAAGGTGAAGTGGGGAGAGAAGAAATGGACCCCAAGAGAGAATCTCTTAAAGGATACGGGGATTCTTTATCATTCTATAGGTCCAATGGGAGCGGAGTATTGGCGTTCGTGGATGCTATCTCAAGAGTTTCAAATCATGGAGGGGCACATGGGAGACTATTGGTCGCAGGCCAGCTCGGCTATCGATATACGTGCTTATCCTCCTGAGTACATCATGAGTCCTGTGGCAGATGTCAGTCAGCCGTTTTTGCCTCTCGGGACTGGCGAAGAGGTGGATGGATATTGTATGCGCAGTGCCAATTATGAACATCCAGTTGGAGAATGGAATACGCTGGAGTTGATCTGTTTTGAAGGTAAAAGCCTTCATATTGTCAACGGAGAAGTAGTGATGGTTTTGCAGAATTCCAGATATGTGGAAGGAGGAAAAGAGAGTCCTTTGATTGAAGGTAAGATACAATTGCAAAGTGAAGCTTCGGAAGTCTACTATAAGGATATTTTGATTCGGGAATTGGATTTGCTGCCAGAGCAATATGCTCAGTATTTTCGATCTTAA
- a CDS encoding ligand-binding sensor domain-containing protein yields MREIIKYMKWIVGMIIYLSSAFLCAAQHSELAFKRFTTDDGLSQITILALHQDENGFLWIATKNGLNVFDGYEFKHFFHDPWDSTTLSHNHIEAIEPGLDNQLWVGTNNGLCRLDLETETFKRYSISSDTDEDWQVVDVEMDQEGNVWVASRNGLFLKPQGKEKLLQISPDTVSGEYKDVFRVYTGRNGRVFMGGRDGLYMVQKVNSAYGLVEIPLEDEGVQASYIQSFHQTDDSTLWIGSLSRLWHYEIESGKIESFDHAYMDENDQKLSFDCKLILNGVDGNLWLNGYSGAFVFDPIKKQFVDRIHHETGNPFSLSDNSIHSALATKEGGLWIGTYSGGLNYYSPYLKSFELHKHAPQKRSSLNSNILNDFVEGPDGKIYIGSSRGGLNVWDVENDQYEHHITDLNIRHMLLDEEGILWMGTLFNGVVKYDTKNQTFFHYLNEKPEALEGMTLTTGAALIKDQKGDLWAANWNAFYHYDTERDTFERYAYEIGPTWKDRTIRSVLRIGNQLWMGSMDGIHVFDTETRRFVKWYRHDSKDRASLPNDVVTSMIQDDFGTIWVATYGGLSHFNPQSDTFTNYDIKDGLPSNMVLCLLIDEENKVWLSTSNGLAKFDPHTRSIKVFDESNNLQSSTFRAGACYACQSGEFLFGGINGFNKFDPLDLVEDTTSLKAVLTDLYLFNKKIEPGKNAVIKKKLQYLDTLVLQHDQNVLSIGFTAADFFDQGKTRFAYRMKGFDEKWNKVGNNRMATYTNLSPGYYMFEVLVANANLPYYEKSTNIILKIVPPFWATTWFRVLVAVLLVLLVISIHSFRVESLVKQGKKMDLLVKERTAIIDQQNQKLMEQNLTLQQAEEEVRTANELLQVANSNLEFQVAKRTEKLDRHMNQLKEYAFLNSHKVRSPLVRILGLVGLYKSGKLSQKELNEINKHIEESAYELDEITRKINEELDDPKT; encoded by the coding sequence GTGAGAGAGATTATAAAGTATATGAAATGGATAGTGGGGATGATCATTTACTTGTCCTCAGCATTTCTGTGTGCAGCCCAGCATTCAGAACTGGCTTTCAAACGCTTTACAACAGACGATGGCCTTTCTCAAATCACCATATTGGCATTGCATCAAGACGAAAATGGTTTTCTGTGGATCGCAACGAAAAACGGTCTCAATGTCTTTGATGGTTATGAATTCAAGCATTTTTTTCATGATCCATGGGATAGTACGACCTTAAGTCATAACCATATTGAGGCCATTGAGCCAGGACTCGATAATCAATTATGGGTTGGTACTAATAATGGTTTATGTCGCCTTGATTTAGAAACTGAAACTTTCAAGCGTTACTCTATTAGTAGCGATACTGATGAGGACTGGCAAGTGGTCGATGTGGAGATGGATCAGGAGGGTAATGTTTGGGTAGCGTCTCGAAATGGTTTGTTTTTGAAACCTCAGGGAAAAGAAAAACTTCTTCAAATAAGCCCTGATACTGTTTCAGGAGAATATAAGGACGTTTTTCGAGTGTACACAGGTCGGAATGGCAGAGTTTTTATGGGAGGACGTGACGGACTGTATATGGTTCAAAAGGTCAATTCTGCTTATGGTCTTGTAGAAATCCCGCTTGAAGATGAGGGTGTGCAGGCATCTTATATTCAATCCTTTCATCAAACAGATGATTCAACTCTATGGATTGGTAGTCTCTCTAGACTGTGGCATTATGAGATTGAATCGGGCAAGATAGAGTCATTTGATCATGCCTATATGGATGAAAATGATCAGAAATTGAGCTTTGATTGTAAGTTAATACTCAATGGGGTGGATGGGAACCTTTGGCTCAATGGATACAGTGGAGCTTTTGTATTCGACCCTATAAAAAAACAGTTTGTTGATAGAATTCATCATGAAACTGGCAATCCATTCAGCCTTTCGGATAATTCGATTCATTCTGCACTAGCAACTAAGGAAGGCGGGCTATGGATAGGTACTTATTCAGGAGGGCTTAATTATTATTCACCCTATTTAAAATCATTTGAGCTCCATAAGCATGCGCCTCAAAAAAGAAGCAGCCTTAATTCTAATATCCTCAATGACTTTGTCGAAGGGCCAGATGGCAAGATCTACATAGGCAGTAGTAGAGGAGGACTCAATGTCTGGGATGTGGAGAATGACCAATATGAGCATCATATCACGGATCTCAATATCAGGCATATGCTTTTGGACGAAGAGGGGATTTTGTGGATGGGTACACTTTTTAATGGGGTGGTGAAATATGATACTAAAAACCAAACCTTTTTTCATTATTTGAATGAAAAACCTGAGGCATTGGAGGGTATGACATTGACAACAGGAGCCGCTCTTATAAAAGATCAAAAAGGAGACTTGTGGGCGGCCAACTGGAATGCTTTTTATCACTATGATACTGAAAGAGATACTTTTGAAAGGTATGCATATGAAATAGGTCCTACCTGGAAGGATAGAACCATCCGGTCGGTTCTGAGAATAGGGAATCAACTTTGGATGGGTAGCATGGATGGTATTCATGTATTTGATACAGAAACCAGACGGTTTGTCAAATGGTACAGGCATGATAGTAAGGATAGGGCTTCATTGCCTAACGATGTGGTCACTAGTATGATACAGGATGATTTTGGTACTATCTGGGTTGCAACGTATGGTGGGCTAAGTCATTTTAACCCCCAATCTGATACTTTTACCAACTATGACATAAAAGACGGATTGCCTTCAAATATGGTGCTTTGTCTCCTAATAGATGAAGAAAATAAAGTTTGGCTCAGTACATCAAATGGACTCGCTAAGTTTGATCCCCATACCAGAAGCATCAAAGTTTTTGATGAGTCGAATAATTTACAAAGTAGCACTTTTCGAGCAGGGGCGTGTTATGCTTGTCAGTCCGGTGAATTCCTTTTTGGTGGAATCAATGGCTTCAATAAATTTGATCCATTGGATTTGGTAGAGGATACTACTTCCTTAAAAGCTGTATTGACTGATTTGTATCTATTTAATAAGAAAATTGAGCCAGGAAAGAATGCGGTGATCAAAAAGAAGTTACAATACCTTGATACATTGGTATTGCAGCATGATCAAAATGTGCTTTCGATTGGCTTTACAGCCGCAGATTTTTTCGATCAGGGTAAAACTAGATTTGCCTATCGAATGAAAGGGTTCGATGAAAAATGGAATAAAGTAGGTAACAATAGAATGGCTACTTATACCAATTTATCGCCGGGTTATTATATGTTCGAGGTGTTGGTCGCTAATGCGAACCTTCCATATTATGAAAAAAGCACAAACATAATACTGAAAATAGTACCTCCATTTTGGGCTACAACTTGGTTCAGGGTGTTGGTAGCTGTGTTGTTAGTCCTTTTGGTTATCTCTATTCATAGCTTTAGAGTTGAATCTCTGGTCAAGCAGGGGAAGAAAATGGATCTTTTGGTTAAAGAACGCACTGCTATAATCGATCAGCAAAACCAGAAGCTGATGGAGCAAAATCTAACTTTGCAGCAGGCCGAGGAGGAAGTCCGTACAGCCAATGAACTCCTGCAGGTGGCGAATTCTAATCTTGAATTTCAAGTGGCTAAGAGAACAGAAAAGTTGGATCGTCATATGAACCAATTGAAAGAATATGCTTTTCTAAATTCGCATAAGGTTCGTTCTCCCTTGGTTCGGATATTGGGTTTGGTTGGACTTTATAAATCGGGTAAATTGAGCCAAAAAGAACTCAACGAAATCAATAAGCACATCGAAGAGTCGGCTTATGAGTTGGATGAAATCACCAGAAAGATCAACGAGGAGTTAGACGATCCCAAAACTTAA